CAGCCCTAATAGTACCGCAGCCGCGGGCGGGAGCGTCAATTCGCCCATCGGCGGCGGGGGCATGCCCGGGTGCAATCCCACGCGCCCCGCGCGGGTTTCCGGGATGGCCTATGGTCGTCCCTGCTTCCGCTTCCACGCCTCATACTGCTCCCGGTATTGCTCGTACGGCGTCCCATCCCACGCGATCACCTGGCCCGCCTCCAGGAGCGCGGCGCGGTAGCGCGCTGGATCGATCGCCTGCACGTCCACGCCCTCGTCGACGGCTTGGGCGGCGGCGATCCCCGCCGACTCGCCCAGGATCATGTAGGTCGGCTCCAGGCGCATCGAGGAAATCGCCACGTACGACGCGCTGAGGCACACGGGCGCGAGCAGGTTGACGCAGTCCTCGCGCCTGGGCGTGAGCGCGCGGTACGCGATGGGATAGGGGCCGGGCGAAGCCATGTCGTAGATGCTGCCCTCGGCGGCGATCCTGCCGTCGGTGGCCACCAGGCGGCACGGGAACATCGCGACGTTGTAGTAGCCGAGGCCGGCGGAATCGTCCACGCCGCGCTCGTGGGTGATGTTCTGTTGCGTCATGACGTACGCGCCGATCATGCGGCGGCCGAGGCGGATGTAGAGCTGGTGCGGCAGGTCGCCGGTGTCGGGGTAGTCGCCCCGCCGCAGCTCCTCGGTCGCGCCGGTGATCTGGTGCATGATCTTGAGGTGGTCAATCCATTCGCGCCAGATGGCCGCGCGCTCGGGCCATGCCGCGTCCGGATAGCCCGCCTGCCGGTCCAGCAGCCCGCCGGATACCAGCGCGTTCCGGTCGTAGTTGTTGTGCGGCCAGTTCACCAGCTTCGGGTCGGTCTCCAGCGCGCGGCGGACCAGCGCGTAGCGCGCGGGATCATAATGCGAAGGCGGGCCGATCGGGCTTCCCTCGCCCGCGGGAACCCACGCGAGCCGGAAATTGTACGCCATGGTGTGGCGCGAGGCGGACCCAGGCGGGCCGAGGGGCTCGGGGTCGACCATGGGCAGCAAACCGCTCGCCGGATCGCCCGGAATCACATACGGATCGATGTCGAACACGGTCAGGCTGCCCGTGCCCGCCATGGACTCGCCGTACTGATCGCGCGACTCGCGCCCGACCGTATACGGCACGCCCGCCGCCGCGATCAGGTCGCCCTCGTAGCTCGCGTCGATGAATACCGTCGCGGCGACGCGCGCCGCCCCCGGGGTGGTGGCCGTCGCCGCCGGGCAGCCATCGGCCTCGGGCGGCGCATGATCCAGCACAATTGCCTCGATGCGGGCGCCCGCTTTCTCCGCCGCGCCCAGACGGTGCTCGTACAGCACGGTAATCCCATGTTCCTTCACCAATGCGGCAAAGAGATCGCGGAAGGCCTGCTGTTTGCCCGGCGCTCCCTCGGGACCGAGCGCCTTATCCTTCTCCAGCATCACGCGCGTCAGCCCGCCCACATCGCGCGGATAGCGGCAATCGGTCGACACGCCCAGCCCACCGCCAACCATCCCGCCAAGCCACCGCGAGGGCTCGACAACAATAACCGACTTGCCCGTCCGTGCCGCGGCGACCGCCGCCATCATGCCCGAAGCCGTGCCGCCGTAGACGCAGACGTCGGCGGTATGGCGAGCGGGCGCGGCTTGGGCGGACGGGGCGCAGAGCAGCAGGAGTGCAAGCACAGGCGAAATCAATCGCATCCAAGTTCCTTTCAATACAACCGACGCGTCAGCCCGATAACCATACCACCGGTGGCGTTCATCGGTCACCCCGCGAATGCCTCACGGTCCGTAACACTTTAGCCGTCTGAAGTAGTCGCCCTCGTCGCACCCAACGGTGGCGGCCCTCGGTGATCGAGCACCGTCATCCCCACGAAAGTGGGGATCCAGAGACCATGCAACGTTAACCTCGCAAACCCTCTGGATTCCCGCCTTCGGGGCTTTCGATTTAACTGGTGGGGACGCCTCAAAACCTACAAATTTGTGCTGCTGTCCTACAGCGTCATTCCCGCGAAAGCGGGAATCCAGTGGACTTCGAAGGTTTGCGCGATCGCGTTGCTGGATCCCCGCGTTCGCGGGGATGACGGATCGACTCATTCCTTCCATAGCGTAGGGTAAGTTAAGTAAATCGACAGCCGCCTTCGCGGGAATGACGAATACATCCAGGGTACGAAAGGAATCTCGTATCGGCGAACGCCTTACTTCAGACGGCTAAAG
The genomic region above belongs to Candidatus Hydrogenedentota bacterium and contains:
- a CDS encoding FAD-dependent oxidoreductase gives rise to the protein MRLISPVLALLLLCAPSAQAAPARHTADVCVYGGTASGMMAAVAAARTGKSVIVVEPSRWLGGMVGGGLGVSTDCRYPRDVGGLTRVMLEKDKALGPEGAPGKQQAFRDLFAALVKEHGITVLYEHRLGAAEKAGARIEAIVLDHAPPEADGCPAATATTPGAARVAATVFIDASYEGDLIAAAGVPYTVGRESRDQYGESMAGTGSLTVFDIDPYVIPGDPASGLLPMVDPEPLGPPGSASRHTMAYNFRLAWVPAGEGSPIGPPSHYDPARYALVRRALETDPKLVNWPHNNYDRNALVSGGLLDRQAGYPDAAWPERAAIWREWIDHLKIMHQITGATEELRRGDYPDTGDLPHQLYIRLGRRMIGAYVMTQQNITHERGVDDSAGLGYYNVAMFPCRLVATDGRIAAEGSIYDMASPGPYPIAYRALTPRREDCVNLLAPVCLSASYVAISSMRLEPTYMILGESAGIAAAQAVDEGVDVQAIDPARYRAALLEAGQVIAWDGTPYEQYREQYEAWKRKQGRP